Within the Mucilaginibacter sp. CSA2-8R genome, the region TAAACAAGAGTAAATTTTATTAAAACTAATCTATTATCTCTTAAGTTTACACCACAAAACACAACAACTACTACATGGGTAAAGTATTTACCATAGCTCAGGGGCTCGAAAACTTGGGGGCATTGCGCAACGGGGGGCAGGGTTCGGTATATAAGGCCAAGCGCACCGGCGAAATTGTGGTGGCGGTTAAGCTGCTGCCTACGCCTATTTACTCGGAAAGTGCCGACGACAAAAACTTCCGCAACTTCCAGAACGAGGTCGAAAAACTGAAAAAGGTTAACGAGCGCCCTACACCCCATGTAGTTAAAATTTATAGTTCGGGCATTACCGAGAGCGGCTCGTTGCCCTACATCGAGATGGAGTACATTGAGGGCCCCGACCTTGCCGAACTGCTGCAGCCCCCGCACGAACCGGTGTTTACCATCCCCGAGGTTATTAAGGTAGCTAACCAACTGGCGCTGGCCCTAAGCCATTGCCACCAGGTAAACGTTAACCACGGCGACATCAAGAGCAATAACATCAAATATAACGTTAATACCGGCAACTACATGCTGCTCGATTTTGGCCTGGCCATCATGACCGACGAGCAGCGCCGTAGCAGTTTGCGCAATGCCGGTGCCGTGGAGTTTATGGCACCCGAGCAAAACGAGGGCGAACTGCTGCCGCAAAGCGATATTTACAGCTACGGCGTTATTTTGTACGAGTTGCTGGCCGGCGTGGTGCCTTTCCCGCTCACCAGCAGTGCCGCCACCGCCCGCAACCTGGTAATGCTGGCCCACATGGAAACCCCGCCGCCCGACCTGCTCGAACTGCGCCGCCAGCACCTGCCCGAGTTTTGGGATGCTGATAAGCAAAGCCGCGAAATGCAGGTACCCGAGTGGCTGCTCAGCATCATCACCCGCTGTTTGCAAAAGCAGCCCAACCAGCGTTTTGCCAACGGCTCCGAACTGCACCAGGCCATACAGGCCCAGCACAGCGCCCTCACCATTAAAAGCGACACCGAAAAATCGCTGGTGCTACAAAGCCAAAACGACAGCCTAACCAACCTGCTGCTGCAACAACGCGAAAAAACCATGCGTTTTGAGCGCGAACTTACCGAGGCTAAACAAGCCCTGGCCCAAAAAGAAAGCGAACTGGCCGCGCTTCAGCAAGGCCGCCCGGCGGCTGCATCAAACGCTACCGGCAGTGCCGCCAACACCACAGGTTTGCCCCCGCTCATCCAACCTAAACAACCCGGTATATCAACC harbors:
- a CDS encoding protein kinase encodes the protein MGKVFTIAQGLENLGALRNGGQGSVYKAKRTGEIVVAVKLLPTPIYSESADDKNFRNFQNEVEKLKKVNERPTPHVVKIYSSGITESGSLPYIEMEYIEGPDLAELLQPPHEPVFTIPEVIKVANQLALALSHCHQVNVNHGDIKSNNIKYNVNTGNYMLLDFGLAIMTDEQRRSSLRNAGAVEFMAPEQNEGELLPQSDIYSYGVILYELLAGVVPFPLTSSAATARNLVMLAHMETPPPDLLELRRQHLPEFWDADKQSREMQVPEWLLSIITRCLQKQPNQRFANGSELHQAIQAQHSALTIKSDTEKSLVLQSQNDSLTNLLLQQREKTMRFERELTEAKQALAQKESELAALQQGRPAAASNATGSAANTTGLPPLIQPKQPGISTTTAIILGFVLIALGVYAGYKWIPGKPADSAQTTATTPKRKLDTTRDGKPIITRAVVQAPNLENPGPDAGKAFTVFADYAYFHNEPNEESKRKANLNKWNKARLVAQDDQNGYIYVEFTNRKGQVSKGWLDKKDLLRLSE